DNA from Paludisphaera mucosa:
CCCCGAGCGCCCGGCCGGTGGCCGCATCCAGGCGGAGCAACCAGTGCACGTCGCCGTTCTCGGCGTTTCGAATGGCCGTCACCGTGGAACCGTCGAGGCTCGCCCGCATGGCGAACGGCAACGCCCCGGCCTGGTCGACGATCGTCCAGAGCGGCCGCTGCGTCGCCAGGTCGATCGCCGTGACCCCGCGCGGCTCCGCGGCCGCGAAGAGGACCTTGCCGTCCGGCCGGAAGGCGAACGGGGCGAACGCGCCTTCGAGCGTCTTCAGCCTGGCCCCCGAGGCCGTGTCCCAGAGCACGATCGGCGTCGCGCGTGCGCGATCGCGCGGGCAGAAGCCCGAGGCGTAGGTCGCGCCGTCGGGGCTGAAGCCGATGTGGGTCGAGGGGGGGCCGCCTTCGCCGATCCGGAGCGGCCGATGGACCTGCCCGATCCAGGCGCCCAGGTTCCAGCGGACGGCCTTCCGGAAGCCCTCCGCGTCGTCGGGGGCGGTCCGCAGGGCTTCGAGCATCCAGTGCAGGGCGTGATCGGCCCGGCCCTGCTCCCCCAGGGCGACCGCCTTGTCGAGCGCCAGGCCCGCCGAGAGCCGACGCGACCGGTCGCGCTCCTCGATCGCCTCGCGACGGGCTTCGATCGCCTCGTTCCGATCGCGCTGCGACCGGTTGTTGGCGAACTTCTCGCGGCTGGCGAGGGACGACTCGCGGAGGGCCGAATCCCGGAAGTACGACGCCGCCAGCAGCGAGCCGACGGTCGACGCGATCAGCAGGGCCGTCAGCACGCCCCCCAAAATCGCGATCGTCGGGTTGCGCCGGGCCCAGCGCCAGTAACGTTCCGAGGTGCCGACCTGTCGGGCCAGGATCGGCTCGTCGGCGAGGAACCGGCGCAGGTCCTCGGCCATCGCGTCGGCCGTCGCGTAGCGCGAGCCGGCCTCCTTCTCGACCGCCTTGAGGACGATCGTCTCCAGGTCGCGGGGGATGCGGCCGTCGATCGATCGGGGCCTCGGCGGGTCCATCGCCTTGACCTGTTCGATCAGCTTCATGCGGTCGGTCGCGTCGTAGGCCGGGCGGAGCGTCAGCAGCTCGTAGAGGGTCAGGCCCAGGGCGTAGACGTCGGCGCGGGCGTCGCCCTCGCCCCGGAACCGCTCCGGAGCCATGTAGCGGAGCGTCCCGATGATGTCGCCGGTGGCCGTCAGGCCGTCGTCGTCGGACTTGGCCAGGCCGAAGTCGGTGATCCAGACGACGCCGTCGGCGTCGAGCAGCAGGTTCGAAGGCTTGATGTCGCGGTGGACGATCCCCCGGGCGTGCGCGTGGGCCAGCCCTTGCGCGGCCTGGCGGCCGATCTGGGCCACGCTCCGGAAGTAGGGCTGGCGGCGGCCCGTGGTGCTCAGCTCCGAGACGTGCGCGCCGCCGGGCAGCGCCGCCGAGTTCGAGAGGTCGGGCGGCCGCCCGGCGGGCCCCTCGTCCGCCGCCGCGAGGACGAACTCCCGGCCCGCGGTCGCGTCGAGGTCGGCCGCCTCGGTGGAATCCCGGGCGGGCCCGTCGGGGCCGTCCGCGACCGGGGACGTCGGGTCCCCCCGGGTCGCGTCGGGCTCGAACGCCCGGGTGCGGTCGCCGCCGGACTCGGCGTTCGGGGGGGCGTTCGTGGTCGCGAGGTCCCTGGCCAGGAACCGTCCGCTCATGAGCGATTCGGCCATCCGGCCCAGGTCGCGGCGTCGCAGGGCCGCCGTCTCGTCGGGGTCCTCGGTCGCCGGGGGGTCGCCCGGACCCGGACGGCTCGCCGGATGCTCAACGGGGCTCGATGCGCGCAGCCGGCGCAGCTCGTCGAGGACCTGGTCGAGCCCCTGGCCCTGGATGAGCTGCATGGCGTAGAAGGCGAGGTCGCGCTCGCGTCCCACTTCGAAGACCGGCACGATGTTGGTGTGGTGCAGCCGGGCCGCGGACTTCGCCTCGCGGCGGAACCGCTCCAGGGCCGTGCGGTCGCCCACCGCGTGGACCGGCAGGACCTTGAGCGCCACGCGGCGGCCCAGGCTGACCTGCTCGGCCTCGTACACCACCCCCATGCCGCCCCGGCCGATCTCGCGGAGGATCTGGTAGTCGCCCAGCCGTCGCGCCGGGCCCTCGATCGCATCCGGGGCGTCGGGCTCCGCGTCGACGTCGACCGCGAGTTCCTGCTCGACCACCAGCATCGCCGGCAGCAGCCGGCGGATCTGGTCGGCCAGCTCGGGGTGGCGGGCGGCGTACTCGGCGACGGTGGGACGCTCCCCGGCCCGGAACCGGGCCAGGAACGATTCGGCGACCGCCTCGAAGGGGTCGCGGTCGAGGTGCGGCTCGCTCATGGTGCGGCCCCCGAGGTGTCGCCGGGCAAGGCTTCGAGGATCTCCTCGAGCCGCTCCAGGGCGGTGGTGTAGCGCCGGCTCGCCGCCGCGACGGTCAGCCCCAGGGCGGCGGCGGCCTCGTCGTTGGCCATCTGCTCGTAGTGGCGGAGGACCAGGATCTCGCGGTCGAGCGGGTCCATGCGGTTGAGCGCGTCCTGGAGCCGCAGCTTCCGCTCGGCCCGCATCGCCTCGCCGGCGGGGCCGGTCGACTGGCCCAGGAGCCGGGCGGCCAGGGCGCCGGTGCCGACGCCGGGCATGGCGCCCCGATAGATCGACACCTCGCGGCCGACGTCCCGGCCGGGCGTGTCGAGGTGCCGTCGGTGCTGCTCCTGGACCCGCCGGCCGACCAGCGAGCGGAGCCAGATGTAGAACGGCACGGACGGATCGCGGGCGAACTCCCCGAGCCGTCGCGTCGCGTCCTGGCAGCCCTGCCGGACCACGTCCGAGGGGTCGACGAGCCCCCGGAGCCGGGGGTCCAGCCGCAAGGCCACCATCCGGCGGAGCCGGGGACGGTGACGATCGAGCAGCTCGACCACGGCGGCCCTGTCGCCCGCCGCGGCGCGGGCGACGAGTCCGGGGACGTGTCCTGGAGTCGGCGACATGTTCTTCACAATAGGGATCAATCTTGCGGGGTTCAACTTGTGGATCCAAACAACATCTCATTTTTCGCCTCCGACGCGAGGAAATCGCCCCCCTCGGGGGGGATCTCCGATCCAGGACGACCCGCCCGGTGTATGCGTCGTCGAGGGCCGGCGGCGACGGAGTGGCCGTCGCGTCGGGATGCCCTCCGCGGACCCCGGTCGAGGGGCCCGAACCGCCTCGCGCCCGAGGCCGATTCCGACGAGGGAATCGAATGGACGCTTCCAGTGACCAGGATCGAGACGGCGACGGCGTCGACCGTCGCGGGTTTCTCCGCTGCATGGCCTGGGCGGGGACGGGGCTCGTGTGGACGGTGGGCGGCGGCGTGCCTTCGTCGCGGGTTTTCGGCCAGGCCGCCGGACAGGCCGCCGGCGGGTTCTCGTTCGTCCAGATCAGCGACAGCCACATCGGCTTCGGCAAGGAACCTTACAAGAAGACCGTGATCGCCACGCTCGAAGTGGCCGTCGCGCGGGTCAACGCGCTGCCCGAGAAGCCCGACTACCTCATCCACACCGGCGACCTCACCCACCTGTCGACCTCGAAGAAGTTCGACGCCGTCTCCGAGATCCTCAAGGGGGCGAAGGTCGGCCGGATCGTCTACGTGCCCGGCGAGCACGACGTGGTCGACGGCGGGTCGGAGTAGCGCAAACGCTTCGGCGCGGGCACGCGGGGCGAGGGCTGGTACAGCTTCGACCACGAAGGCGTCCACTTCGTCGCGCTCGTCAACGTCGCGAGCCAGGGGACGGACGGCGGGCTCGGGGTGCTGGGCGTCGACCAGCTCGGCTGGCTCAAGGCCGACGTGGCGGGCCTCGCCGCCAGCACGCCGATCGTCGTGTTCGCCCACGTCCCCCTCTGGTCGGTGTATCCCGAATGGGGATGGGGGACCGAGGACGGCCTGCAGGTGCTCGGGCTCCTCAGGCGGTTCGGCTCGGTCACCGTCCTCAACGGCCACATCCACCAGACGCTCCAGAAGGTCGAGGGCAACGTGACCTTCCACGCCGCACGCTCGACGGCCTTTCCGCAGCCCGCGCCCGGCAGCGCGCCGGCCCCGGGGCCCATGAAGAACATCCCCGCAGGCAAGCTCCGCACGTTCCTGGGGGTGACGAGCGTGAGCTACCGCGAGGGCCGGGCCGCCCTGGCGATCACCGATACACCGCTGGGCTGAGACCCCATTCACCCGGCTACGCGACGCGCTCGATCCGCCGCGAAGCCGGGTGGGGGACGCACGCCGGGGGAATTCGCGGCGAGGACGTGAGCCGGTAGACTGGACCCTTCGGGCCGGGGATCGACGATGAGGCAGGTCGCGAGCAATCGGACGATGGTCGAACGCAGCCCCAGCGACGAGGAGCTGATGGCGCGCCTCGCGGCGGGGTCGCGCGACGCCCTGGGGCCGCTCCACGGCCGCTACGCGTCGCTGGTCTTCGACGTCGCCGCCCGGTCGCTGGGCCGCGCCTCGGCCGAGGAGATCGTCCAGGAGGTCTTCGTCGCCGTCGGGCGCAAGGCCGTCACGTTCGACCCGGCTCGGGGCGCCTTCCGCCCCTGGGTCCTGGGGATCGCCCACCTTCGCGTGATCAACGAGCTGCGACGTCGGGGCCGGCGGCCGCGGATCGAGGCCGACCCCGAAGGCCATTACGTCGGGAGCGCGCCCGAGCCCGGCCCCGGCGCGGCGGAGGCGGCGTGGGCCGACCACCGCCGCGAGATCGTGCGCGCCGCCGTCGAGGCCCTGCCGCCGCCCCAGCGCCAGGCGCTGAGCCTGGCCTTCCTCGAAGACCTCACCCACCAGCAGATCGCCGACTTCCTGGACCTCCCCCTGGGGACGGCCAAGGGCCGCATCCGCACCGGCCTGCAAAGCCTCCGCGGGCGCCTCGCCCCGCTGCTGGCGGCGGGCCTCCTCGTCGTCGGCCTGATCGCGGCGGCCCTCGTCCGCGACGGGATGTGGAAGGCGGACATCCGTCGGGAAGA
Protein-coding regions in this window:
- a CDS encoding sigma-70 family RNA polymerase sigma factor yields the protein MNPARLIPIVKNMSPTPGHVPGLVARAAAGDRAAVVELLDRHRPRLRRMVALRLDPRLRGLVDPSDVVRQGCQDATRRLGEFARDPSVPFYIWLRSLVGRRVQEQHRRHLDTPGRDVGREVSIYRGAMPGVGTGALAARLLGQSTGPAGEAMRAERKLRLQDALNRMDPLDREILVLRHYEQMANDEAAAALGLTVAAASRRYTTALERLEEILEALPGDTSGAAP
- a CDS encoding RNA polymerase sigma factor, with product MRQVASNRTMVERSPSDEELMARLAAGSRDALGPLHGRYASLVFDVAARSLGRASAEEIVQEVFVAVGRKAVTFDPARGAFRPWVLGIAHLRVINELRRRGRRPRIEADPEGHYVGSAPEPGPGAAEAAWADHRREIVRAAVEALPPPQRQALSLAFLEDLTHQQIADFLDLPLGTAKGRIRTGLQSLRGRLAPLLAAGLLVVGLIAAALVRDGMWKADIRREEAALRLVTSSDVAPRRLTAAPGTPAETHGQYRARPGVAMAVTTISRMRPAPAGRIHRAWALFDGRWHLLGDVRPDAGGADLLLSEGPHLAAPPTALKVTLEPTAPSTEPTGPTVIACPSP